The sequence below is a genomic window from Brevibacillus laterosporus.
GCATTAAGTGTACCACTTAGTTTACTAGATACGTGAACAGCGATCGCACAATCATATTTTTGTTTTAGGGTCTCATATAGCTCCACAAATTTGCCTAGCGAAGGTTGTGAGGTCTTCGGAACTTCTCGTGTGTTCTCTATTTTTTCGTACATTTGCTCCGGCGTCATATCGATGCCATCGCGGTAGGTTCCGTCGGTGAAAATAATTTCGAGTGGCACGACGTAAATATCGTGCTTCTCCCGAAGGTCAGCCGGTATATAAGCCGTACTGTCAGTTACCCAGGCAATTTGTTTTTTCACTGAAACGCTCCTTTATGTTCAAGAGATATAAGTAAGATTATATATCCTTCTCTCGCAGTTTCCTATTACCTATTTCTTATAGGAGTGAACACTTTCGTTCATAATGTTCACAATTTGAAAATGGATTTTTATTAGGTGTTTTGTTAAGTTCATTTGAATTTATTAAAAGCCCTATGAAAGATGAGCTCTGTCTTCTTACATTAGTTCATTGTTCCAATTTTTGCGAACTTGCCATTGTTATGCACCTGATTTTGAATGTATTGTCGTATTTATGCTTCTGTGTGTTCGCTAACCGTTGCCACAAAATAAGAAGGATTCCAAAGATTCCCTCCCCATAGCTTCTTTTTAAGCTGGGGAAACTCTTTAAATAGCAACCTTGCCGAAACGCCTTTTAACGCTTTGATGATACTCGGAATTGAATGTTGCGGACTACAATCAATCATGAGATGAACATGATCACAATCACTTTCGATTTCTGAAATCGTGAAATCATTGTCTGTAGCAAGCTGATTCAGTATTTCTTTTAATCTTGTATCTACATCTCCAAGCAACACTTTATGGCAATATTTTACACACCATACAATATGGTATTGGATAGAGTACACATTTCCCCTGCCATGTTATTCACCTCAATGATAGGATAGCACATGTCAAAATAAATTATTCTGTCTAAATATCAGCGTTTTTATTGATCACCAAGTCAACATATGTCGGACAATTAACATGTCAGAAGACACGCTTTGCCCGAAGCCGATTCATCTCAACCTGCTGGGGAAGTAGTTGTATTAGCGCATGTGAAAATCCCACATTTTCTCACATGAAAAACCTCATGAGTTTATCATTTAGTACTGTCCTGCACAAACACCTGATAGTCCGGTTTTTTCATATCCTTTTCCTAGTGATCATTATTGGCTTCTCTCATGCAAAAAGACATCAATCCTCTTTTTGAGAATTGACGTCTTTTATCCGGACTTGTTGTTACTATTTTTTACTCATACATCACTTTTCCATCTTGTACCACAATCTGCCCGTTTTTCACAACCGTTTTGACATGATTAATGCCAAAGTGGTAAGGCAAATAGTTGAGGTTATCCGCATCATAGATAACCAAGTCCGCTTGTTTACCTACCTCTAGACTACCAACCTGCTCTGCACGTCCAATGGCATGGGCGGCATTTATCGTCATGGCCGTCAGTACTTCCTCCGGCGTTAGTCCAAGATTTAGGCACCCCAGTGTCATGACGAGTTGTAAAGACTCTGTAGGTGAACTGCCCGGATTGTAATCAGTGGAGAGTGCAACAGGTACACCTAGCTCGATCATTTTTCTTGCACGAGCATGTTTCGTCAGTCGAAGATTAAAGGAAGTAGCTGGCAAGCAAACTGCTACAACACCTGCTTCTTTCATCGCCTGCAAGCCTTCATCACTTGCGGCTAACAAATGTTCAGCGGAAATGCAGCCTAGCTCTGCGGCTAATTCTGCTCCACCCAACGGCTCAATTTCATCTGCATGCAGCTTCAGTCCAAAACCGAGCTTACGGGCTGCCTGCATAATGGCTCTGGATTGTTCAACACTGAACACCCCATGCTCACAAAAAACGTCACAGAACTCAGCCAATCCAGCACGTTTTACTTCAGGTAGCATCTCGTTAATGACCAAAGCAACATATTCATCTGTTCGGCCCTTATATTCCGTTGGTACTGCATGCGCTCCCATAAAAGTAGAAACCAAATCGACCGGATGCGCTTCCTGTAATGTACGGGTTACGCGGAGCTGCTTTAGTTCTTCTTCTACACTAAGTCCATAACCGCTTTTTGCTTCTACTGTAGTTGCCCCGAATTGTAGCATTTGATCCAGACTCTTTTTCGCCTTCAGAAAAAGCTCCTGCTCCGTAGCCGCACGAGTAGCACGCACAGTACTTAAAATGCCCCCACCCTGTTCTAAAATTTCCAGATAGCTTGCTCCGTTTAATTTGAGAGACAATTCATGTTCCCGTGAGCCACCATGGACAAGATGCGTATGCGGATCGACTAGGCCAGGTGTAACGAGTTTGCCGTCAGCATCCCACTCATTTCGAATGACAGAACCTTGGATTTGTTGCCAAACGTCCTGTTCCCTTCCGACAGCCACGATTCGTCCATCTGCTATGGCTATCGCCCCATCTTGAACCAATCCGATTTCTTTCATCTCAGCTCCACAACGTGCCTGAGCTGGCCCAGCCATAGTAACGAGCGTTTTGATGTTATGAACGAGCAAGTCGATTTGCGACATCCTGCTTCCCCTCCTATTTACCAATTGCTCCTTTTTGCCTTTATTAAATGTCTAGCATTGGTACTCGTACTCCGCGCTCTTTTGCAGTTTCAACTGCCAAATCATAACCTGCATCAGCGTGGCGGATAACTCCCATACCCGGATCGGTTGTAAGTACACGTTTCAGTCGTTCTTCTGCTTCCAGGGAACCATCTGCCACAACTACCATTCCAGCATGCAAGGAATAACCCATGCCTACACCGCCGCCATGATGCACGGATACCCAACTAGCTCCCGCTGAAGTATTTACCAACGCATTTAAAATCGCCCAGTCTGCTACCGCATCACTGCCATCCTTCATGGCTTCCGTCTCACGATTAGGAGAAGCAACCGAACCGCAATCTAAATGATCTCGTCCAATAACAATTGGTGCAGAAATCTCTCCGCTTCGCACCATTTCATTAATGGCAAGCCCCATTTTGACACGTTCTCCATATCCCAGCCAGCAGATACGGGCTGGCAAGCCTTGGAATACTACTTTTTCTTGAGCCATGGTAATCCAGCGACGGAGATGTTCATTCTCTGGGAATAGCTTTAACACAAGTTCATCTGTTTTATAGATATCTTCTGGGTCACCTGACAAAGCTGCCCAACGGAAAGGCCCTTTTCCCTCGCAAAATAATTGGCGAATATAGGCTGGTACAAAGCCTGGGAAGTTGAAAGCATCTTTTACTCCTTCATCAAAAGCAACCTGACGAATATTATTGCCGTAATCGAAAACGATCGAACCTGCCTTTTGCAAATCAAGCATTGCCTGTACATGGGTGGCCATTGAGCTTTTTGCCAATCGGATGTATTGATCTGGGTCACTCGCTCTCAATGCTAACGCATCATCTAATTCATAACCAGTTGGTACATATCCATTCAATGGATCATGTGCAGAAGTCTGATCAGTGACGAATTCAGGGGTTAAGCCACGTGTAGCCATCTCTGTGAAAATCTCTGCGGCATTGCCGACCAAACCGATGGACAGTGCTCTGCCTTCGTTCTTCGCTTCTGTCGCCATCTCCCATGCTGCATCTAAGTCACGTACCATTACATCGCAGTAGCGAGTATCAATGCGCCGTTGAATGCGAGTAGCGTCAACATCAACTGCGATGACCACCCCTTCGTTCATTGTGACAGCTAACGGTTGAGCTCCACCCATTCCACCCAAACCTGCTGTTAGTGTTATCGTACCTTTCAGTGTGCCGTTATTATGCTGGCGTGCGGCTTCTGCGAAAGTCTCGTATGTCCCTTGCAGAATTCCTTGTGTTCCAATATAAATCCAGCTACCTGCTGTCATTTGTCCGTACATCATTAAGCCTTTTTGATCTAATTCTCGGAATGTCTCCCAATTTGCAAATGCAGGAACCAGCATAGAGTTAGACAACAACACACGTGGAGCTTGAGTATGTGTACGGAATATTCCCACCGGTTTACCCGATTGAATTAACAACGTTTCGTCTGCTTCCAATTCTTTTAAGCATTCAACGATTTTGTCAAAACTAGCCCAGTTACGTGCTGCTTTGCCAATGCCACCATATACAACCAAATCTTCGGGACGCTCTGCAACCTCTGGATCCAAATTGTTCATGAGCATGCGTAAAGCCGCTTCCTGTTCCCAGCCTTTCGCACTTAACTCATTGCCACGTGGAGCTCGCACTACTCTTTTGTTGGTTGATGTCATCTTACATTCCCCTTTCGTATAGGCAAACATTTCTTACAAACACAATGGGATCTCTAGTTGTGAATTCGATTGGCATATCCTGCTAAAAAAGTCAAAATCGTATATAAAGAAGCTCGTACCGTTGCTCGCCGCAGATCCTGCAACGTGTCAACACAGACGATATCAAAGCCTTTTACCTTAGGATGAATCCTTAGTAAATAGACGGCATAACAATTGCCACGTGGTCATTCCAGCGGGTACCATCGCGGGCACTCCTGGCGCATAGAATTGATCTAGCACATCCATATCGACAGTCACATAGATGGCTTCTGTTCCATTACCAAGATGTTACTCTCTATAACTACGTGATTTTTCCCAAAAAACTGTTTATTTTCTTCATTTTAACGGAAAGTGCTTACGATTCATCTAGTGTAATTTGCGAAAAACTAGCACAATCTTGCTGTGCGATATTCACGTGGACTCATATTCATTTGCTTTTTGAACAAACGACTAAAGTAATTAGCATCTTCAAATCCTAATTCAAAAGCAATTTCTTGGATAGATAAATCTGTTGTTTCTAAATAGATAACAGCTTTTTTCAGCTTAATTCGATGAACATACTCAATAAAGCTGTATCCCGTCTCTCGTTGAAAAAGATGGCTAAAATAATAAACACTCAAACAGCAATTTTGTGCTACTTCTTGCAGTCTTACTTTTTTGCTAACATGTTCCTTCAAATAAGTAATCGCCTTGCGAATCACTGGTGAATATCTTTTCATGTCCAGTTGTTCCACTTGTTGAACTAAGCTTATGCTATACCGCTCCACTTTTTGTAAGAAGGTATCGTAGCGAATCGTTTTATAGAGGTCCTGAATGAATCTCGCATTCTCGGCTAAAATGGTCGAAGCATCTGCACCGAGCTCCAGCACCGTCCTCGCCATAGCTGTTATTACTTCTACCACTTCCGATTGAAAGCTCTCCACATCCTGATGCTCCATAATCGTCATGTTATGTAGTAATGTATGCAAGGCTTCGATGGTAGCTCGTTCATCACCAATTCTCACACTGGCAATGACATCTGCGCGATTCTTGCTCGGTATGGAGGGATTTTTTCCACTTTTGCTTGCCCTATCTTGCTTCGCCGTTGTTGGTAATATCAACTGATTCCCTTGGAAAAAACGATCTTTTAAAGCCATCTGTGCTTCTTCATAAGAATGTTGCATGAAAAGCGGATTCTCATAAGCGCTCCCAATACCAATGGAGACCGATATCCCTTTTTCATCGGCATGTTGAACAATCTCAGAAGCTATCTGACGAGCCTTTTGATCAGCAGTAGCCTGTAGTTTGCACCCATCATCTAACAACTCAATCAGAACCACAATAACCCCTTCTGAAACCCAGCACCACACAAATGGAACAGACAAAGCTTGATTCAACACCTCAAGTAATTGCTGTCCAATCTTTTGCCGCCAGACGAAAGGATAGCTTGTAGCCAAATCAGGATAACGATCGAGAGATACCACCAGTGCAAGCTCAGGATGAATTGTCATCTGTAACTGCTGCTGTCTCATCGTAAACTCTGCTTCATGTACTATTGTCCCTGCTATTAATTCATGGGCAAATGTTGCCTGTATAGCTGCTACTTGTTGCTGAGTTAGCATTGAGTTCCTCCTTTTATCCCTGTGTTTCAAACAGGTAGAAAAATAGGCGATCATTCCGTATATGCTATCGGAATTGACCGCCCATCCTTTTATTACGTTGTTTTTTCTATGACGTTTCTCTACTGTCGTTTACTCTCGATCCAATAGGGATGCACCAGCAATTCCCGGATGCGTCATTTCATAAGGATCTAAAATAATATCGAGTTCTTCTTCTGTTAACACATTATAATCCAAGCAAAGCTCACGTACTGATCTGCCAGTTAGTGTCGCCTCTCTTGCAATACGTGCTGC
It includes:
- the tnpA gene encoding IS200/IS605 family transposase produces the protein MYSIQYHIVWCVKYCHKVLLGDVDTRLKEILNQLATDNDFTISEIESDCDHVHLMIDCSPQHSIPSIIKALKGVSARLLFKEFPQLKKKLWGGNLWNPSYFVATVSEHTEA
- a CDS encoding AraC family transcriptional regulator; this encodes MLTQQQVAAIQATFAHELIAGTIVHEAEFTMRQQQLQMTIHPELALVVSLDRYPDLATSYPFVWRQKIGQQLLEVLNQALSVPFVWCWVSEGVIVVLIELLDDGCKLQATADQKARQIASEIVQHADEKGISVSIGIGSAYENPLFMQHSYEEAQMALKDRFFQGNQLILPTTAKQDRASKSGKNPSIPSKNRADVIASVRIGDERATIEALHTLLHNMTIMEHQDVESFQSEVVEVITAMARTVLELGADASTILAENARFIQDLYKTIRYDTFLQKVERYSISLVQQVEQLDMKRYSPVIRKAITYLKEHVSKKVRLQEVAQNCCLSVYYFSHLFQRETGYSFIEYVHRIKLKKAVIYLETTDLSIQEIAFELGFEDANYFSRLFKKQMNMSPREYRTARLC
- the hutU gene encoding urocanate hydratase → MTSTNKRVVRAPRGNELSAKGWEQEAALRMLMNNLDPEVAERPEDLVVYGGIGKAARNWASFDKIVECLKELEADETLLIQSGKPVGIFRTHTQAPRVLLSNSMLVPAFANWETFRELDQKGLMMYGQMTAGSWIYIGTQGILQGTYETFAEAARQHNNGTLKGTITLTAGLGGMGGAQPLAVTMNEGVVIAVDVDATRIQRRIDTRYCDVMVRDLDAAWEMATEAKNEGRALSIGLVGNAAEIFTEMATRGLTPEFVTDQTSAHDPLNGYVPTGYELDDALALRASDPDQYIRLAKSSMATHVQAMLDLQKAGSIVFDYGNNIRQVAFDEGVKDAFNFPGFVPAYIRQLFCEGKGPFRWAALSGDPEDIYKTDELVLKLFPENEHLRRWITMAQEKVVFQGLPARICWLGYGERVKMGLAINEMVRSGEISAPIVIGRDHLDCGSVASPNRETEAMKDGSDAVADWAILNALVNTSAGASWVSVHHGGGVGMGYSLHAGMVVVADGSLEAEERLKRVLTTDPGMGVIRHADAGYDLAVETAKERGVRVPMLDI
- a CDS encoding imidazolonepropionase — its product is MSQIDLLVHNIKTLVTMAGPAQARCGAEMKEIGLVQDGAIAIADGRIVAVGREQDVWQQIQGSVIRNEWDADGKLVTPGLVDPHTHLVHGGSREHELSLKLNGASYLEILEQGGGILSTVRATRAATEQELFLKAKKSLDQMLQFGATTVEAKSGYGLSVEEELKQLRVTRTLQEAHPVDLVSTFMGAHAVPTEYKGRTDEYVALVINEMLPEVKRAGLAEFCDVFCEHGVFSVEQSRAIMQAARKLGFGLKLHADEIEPLGGAELAAELGCISAEHLLAASDEGLQAMKEAGVVAVCLPATSFNLRLTKHARARKMIELGVPVALSTDYNPGSSPTESLQLVMTLGCLNLGLTPEEVLTAMTINAAHAIGRAEQVGSLEVGKQADLVIYDADNLNYLPYHFGINHVKTVVKNGQIVVQDGKVMYE